The Psychrobacter arenosus region GTGCCTACAGCAGCAGGAGCTTTATCAGTATGAATAATTTCGCGTGGCATAAAATGTCCTTATGTAATTGATTTTAGACCCTTTAAATGGGTCTGTATATTTTTTAAGAGGGCTTTATTTTAGGGACGCTACCGCTAGATAATCGGTTAGCGCTACCTAGTGAGCCTAGTGTAGCAGAATCGGGGCGCAATCATAGGGGGGCAAAATTAGTGGCGCAATAATATAGCGAATATAGATAGCAGATATAGCTTAAATTAGAGCCAATAGCTCATCCTGTTTTCTAGGGGTTAAAGTTGATAGAGGCGACGAATATTTGGGAAATCGAGTAGGCGACGTAGCGCATGAATCGCTTTTACCAAATGGTTGCGGCTTAATACCAATAGATGAATGTCTGTGTCGGTAGCGCGCACATCAATCTTTTCAACCCCAATATTGAGTTCACGCAACTTATAAATTACCTCACTAATCTGCTCATCGCTCAACACAATGGAGAGTTTAAGGTAAGCGAGATAATAAGTTTGCTCGTTACGATCGTCTGAAGAACTGTCTAAGTCCTCTTGCTTACGCCAGCTTAACTGGATAATTTGGTAAGGGTTGTCTTTACGGATATCGTCAAGCGAGAAACATTTATGACGGTGCACGACCAAACCATGGCGCGATTGATGGCCTAAGATAGGATCGCCGTAAATAGGGTGACAACAATTGGCAAAAGCGAGCTCAACGCCTGCTGCGGTAGCAATAGCATGTTGCGCTTGTCGATTGCCATGAGCATCATCTTCCGCTTGCTTATCGGCGACTTCATCTCTGTATAGGCGTGATACCACCAGCTGCGGTAGCAAAGTACCTCGGCTAATCTGTTCAAACAGCTCGCCTTTGCTGCTAATCCCGCGCCATGCGAATAGATTGTCCCAATCGCTCTCAGTCAGGTCGGCTAAGCTCTTTTGATAAGTATGTAACGCCCGATCTAAGGCCTGCTCACCATGGTGCTGTTTTTCAGTGTTAGATAGGTCTTTAAACCAACGCAATACTTGCTCACGTGCTTTATTCGTGACCACATAACCGAGCCATTCTGCCTTAGGGGCTGAGTTGCTATCGACTTCAATCTCGACTTTTTGTCCATCTTGCAACACCGTACCGAGTTTGGCCTTTTGGTCATCGATGTTGGCACCCACGGCAATGTTGCCGACGAAAGGCCCCACCGCGTAAGCAAAATCTAGCGCAGTAGCACCACGAGGCAGCTCATAGGCCCGGCCTTGCGGGCTATAACAAAGAATTTTACTGGAGTGCAGGTAGTTCATTAGCGCATCAATGGTAGAAACCGCCGATTGGAAGTCACTATCAACAGCACATTCAGAGCCGTTGATATCATCACAAACAATGTCTTTGAGGTTGCGTAATGAGGCTTGAATCACGGATTTACTAACGTCAGAAGCGGAATCGACCCCGATAGCACCGAGCCTAGCGGACTTTTGCATTTGCTTAGTCATAATAATGACTTTAATCGTGTCATTATCGCGCTCGTAAGTCAGCGTGAGCGACTGATTACCGCCGGGTAGGGGGCGGCGGATATTGTCTTCAATATTGTCGTTATCAATCTGATATTTAGTAATTAAGTAATAAGCTAACTTATCGCAAGCTTCCACGCTATCGAGCACAATTTCAAACGCGTAGTAACGTAATAAATCACTAATTTCCCCGCGGTTGCGAAAGAAACGTCTGTACATAGTTACTTGGCTGTCGAGCATCTTGACATGACCCGTTAGGTTCATGTTTTCGATAACAAAGGTTAAATATTGATGGATAGCTTCTTTTTTGAAGTTACGCCCCAGACCATGCTGTAATAAACGGTCAGATAACTTGGTATACATGATGGGGTCAAGGTTGCGGTAGCACAGCACCTCGATATAGTCGGCGATATCGTTGAGCCCCATAAGTCGGGCAAAAGGTACATAAAAATCAAGTGTTTCGCGAGCCGTTGAGCGCTGTTTGTCTGGACTGACCGCATCTAAGGTCGACATATTATGCAGACGGTCGGCCAATTTGATAATCAATACCCGCGGGTCGTCTAAGGTCGCCGTAAGAATCTTATGGAAGGTCGCCGCTTTATTCTGTACTTTGTCATGGCGCGAGGATTTTAGCTTGGTGACGCCATCCACCAGTCTAGCCACTGTTTCGCCATAATGGGTGACCAGTTGCTCGTAATTTACCTCAGTATCTTCGACCGTATCATGCAAGATAGCGGCGATAATCGTATCACGGTCTAAGCGAAAACCCGCCAAAATCTCTGCCACGGCAATAGGGTGAGTGATATAGGGTTCACCAGATTTACGTTTATCTAAAATATGCGCTTGATCGCCAAAGTTACAGGCATGCAAAATATCTTGACGGGCATCTACGGATAAGTAGCCGACAGAACGCATCAGGTTATATTGAGCATCATCCACCAAATGATGACTAAGTTTCGGTAACGTCTGACTCATGGCGGGTATTTCCTAATTCGTCGTAGCGTAGACACACAAGTGGGTTGATAAATAGGCACGGCTATTTATGCTAATGAGTTGCTGAGCGAGCGTAATTCCGTAACAGGCTGTTACAGCGTCATCCCAAGGCCTTGACCAAAGTTGCGGCATAGCTATTATGGGGCTAAGCGTAATCATTCACAGGGTAAATCAAGAAGCTATTTTTAAACACTATCTAAAAGTACTGTCTTACAGTGCTAGTGAAAAACGGGCACGCATGGGGTCGGCAGATATCCTAAAAACGTCTTTATCAAGCCATTTCAAAGTCACTTATTATTTCAGAAATTACTGACCCATAATAAATGATATTGATAAAAAAAGTCGCGTTTGCCAGTACCCTATAAGGCACAAGAGGTTCGCGACTCAATTTGGATTCCCACACTCTAATTAATCGTAATTTCGCTTAAATGTCAACAGCTAATGCTAAGTAGCCTAGGAAAATAGGATGGTTAGGCCAAGATGATAATATGGATTACAGTGGCGACAATAAAAAAACCACAGCGAGGGGCTGTGGCTTGTGCTCTAAATCATAACCAAAATAGCGAGATTGCCCTCAATGGTTAATAATACTTATTCAGTAATATTTAAAGTCTATATGCAGAACTATCTTACTCAATCTCTAGAAACCATGATTGCCTGATAATGCTAAATCAAGCGAGCTGGTAGCAAAGCTGTGCTCAGGTTGCGTTAAGATATCGCGAGTAATTTTACCAGCAGCGATTTCGCGCAAAGCCAATACCGTTGGTTTGTCATTATCCACATCGACCATAGGCTCTGAGATACCCTTAGCCAATTGGCGCGCACGTTTGCTAGCGACCAAGATTAATTCAAAACGGTTGTCAACGTTGTCCAAGCAATCTTCAATAGTTACGCGTGCCATAGTTACCTCGGTGTCATACAAATGTCGCCAATACTACAAAGCTTATTAACCCGTCTACTAGCAAGAGTCATAATGGACTCAACGGCTAAAGCAGAGCTAATGGGTGTAAACTATGCGG contains the following coding sequences:
- a CDS encoding RelA/SpoT family protein, which translates into the protein MSQTLPKLSHHLVDDAQYNLMRSVGYLSVDARQDILHACNFGDQAHILDKRKSGEPYITHPIAVAEILAGFRLDRDTIIAAILHDTVEDTEVNYEQLVTHYGETVARLVDGVTKLKSSRHDKVQNKAATFHKILTATLDDPRVLIIKLADRLHNMSTLDAVSPDKQRSTARETLDFYVPFARLMGLNDIADYIEVLCYRNLDPIMYTKLSDRLLQHGLGRNFKKEAIHQYLTFVIENMNLTGHVKMLDSQVTMYRRFFRNRGEISDLLRYYAFEIVLDSVEACDKLAYYLITKYQIDNDNIEDNIRRPLPGGNQSLTLTYERDNDTIKVIIMTKQMQKSARLGAIGVDSASDVSKSVIQASLRNLKDIVCDDINGSECAVDSDFQSAVSTIDALMNYLHSSKILCYSPQGRAYELPRGATALDFAYAVGPFVGNIAVGANIDDQKAKLGTVLQDGQKVEIEVDSNSAPKAEWLGYVVTNKAREQVLRWFKDLSNTEKQHHGEQALDRALHTYQKSLADLTESDWDNLFAWRGISSKGELFEQISRGTLLPQLVVSRLYRDEVADKQAEDDAHGNRQAQHAIATAAGVELAFANCCHPIYGDPILGHQSRHGLVVHRHKCFSLDDIRKDNPYQIIQLSWRKQEDLDSSSDDRNEQTYYLAYLKLSIVLSDEQISEVIYKLRELNIGVEKIDVRATDTDIHLLVLSRNHLVKAIHALRRLLDFPNIRRLYQL
- the rpoZ gene encoding DNA-directed RNA polymerase subunit omega, with the protein product MARVTIEDCLDNVDNRFELILVASKRARQLAKGISEPMVDVDNDKPTVLALREIAAGKITRDILTQPEHSFATSSLDLALSGNHGF